A window from Lactiplantibacillus pentosus encodes these proteins:
- the typA gene encoding translational GTPase TypA gives MKFRDDIRNIAIIAHVDHGKTTLVNEMLKQSDTLDEHVQIDDRAMDTNAIEKERGITILSKNTAVRYGDKQINILDTPGHADFGGEVERIMRMVDGVLLVVDAFEGTMPQTRFVLKKALEQHLTPIVVINKIDRPGARPEEVVDEVLDLFIELGADESQLDFPVVYVSALNGTSSYESDPAKQEHTMKPIFDTIIKTIPSPIDNSDEPLQFQVALLDYNDYVGRVGIGRVFRGTIKVGDSVSVMKLDGSKKNFRVTKLFGFFGLQRLEIDEAHAGDLVAVSGMEDINVGETVADSANPEALPILRIDEPTLQMTFGTNSSPFAGKEGKFVTARQLEMRLKAELETDVSLRVDDTDEPGSWVVSGRGELHLSILIETLRREGYELQASRPEVIYREIDGKRCEPFESVQIDTPDEYTGSIIDTLSKRKAEMKNMESTGNNQTRLTFLAPSRGLIGYSTEFLSLTRGYGIMNHTFSEYLPVIPNWNPGRRNGALVSINQGKTTTYATMGIEDRGTIFVDPGTEVYEGMIVGQNSRENDISVNITKGKNMTNVRSSNKDLTATIKTPTHLTLEESLEFLNSDEFCEITPEHVRLRKRILNTNSREKEAKKRKMNK, from the coding sequence TTGAAATTTAGAGATGATATCCGCAACATTGCCATTATTGCCCACGTTGACCACGGTAAAACGACGTTGGTTAACGAAATGCTTAAACAATCGGATACCCTTGACGAACACGTCCAGATTGATGATCGGGCGATGGACACTAATGCCATTGAAAAGGAACGCGGTATCACGATCCTTTCGAAAAACACGGCCGTACGTTACGGCGACAAGCAAATCAACATCCTGGATACCCCAGGACATGCCGACTTCGGTGGTGAAGTTGAACGTATCATGCGCATGGTTGACGGGGTGTTACTCGTCGTTGATGCGTTTGAAGGAACGATGCCCCAAACTCGGTTTGTGTTGAAGAAAGCTTTGGAACAACACTTAACACCAATCGTAGTGATTAACAAAATCGACCGTCCTGGTGCCCGTCCTGAAGAAGTGGTTGACGAAGTGCTTGACCTCTTCATCGAACTTGGCGCGGACGAATCACAATTAGACTTCCCAGTAGTTTATGTTTCAGCCTTGAACGGGACTTCTAGTTACGAATCAGATCCTGCTAAGCAGGAACACACGATGAAACCAATCTTTGATACCATCATCAAGACGATTCCATCACCAATCGATAACTCTGACGAACCATTACAATTCCAAGTGGCCCTATTGGACTACAACGATTATGTTGGTCGTGTCGGAATTGGTCGGGTCTTCCGTGGGACGATCAAAGTCGGCGACAGCGTTTCAGTTATGAAGCTCGACGGTAGTAAGAAGAACTTCCGGGTGACTAAGTTATTCGGGTTCTTCGGATTACAACGGTTGGAAATCGACGAAGCCCATGCCGGTGACTTAGTTGCGGTTTCTGGGATGGAAGACATCAACGTTGGTGAAACGGTTGCTGATTCAGCAAACCCTGAAGCTTTACCGATTTTGCGGATTGATGAACCAACTTTACAAATGACCTTCGGGACCAACTCCTCACCATTTGCTGGTAAGGAAGGGAAGTTTGTGACGGCGCGTCAACTTGAAATGCGGTTAAAGGCCGAACTTGAAACTGATGTTTCGTTACGGGTCGACGACACTGACGAACCCGGTTCATGGGTCGTTTCAGGTCGTGGTGAATTGCATTTGTCAATCTTAATTGAAACGTTACGGCGTGAAGGTTATGAATTACAAGCTTCCCGTCCAGAAGTTATCTATCGCGAAATCGATGGCAAACGTTGCGAACCATTTGAATCTGTTCAAATCGATACGCCAGACGAATACACTGGTTCAATTATCGATACCTTATCGAAGCGTAAAGCTGAAATGAAGAACATGGAAAGTACTGGTAACAACCAGACTCGGTTGACCTTCTTAGCACCTTCACGGGGCTTGATCGGTTACTCCACTGAATTCCTTTCATTGACGCGTGGATATGGGATCATGAACCATACCTTCTCTGAATACTTGCCAGTTATTCCTAACTGGAACCCAGGTCGTCGGAATGGTGCCTTAGTTTCAATCAACCAAGGTAAGACGACGACGTATGCAACGATGGGGATTGAAGACCGGGGAACGATTTTTGTTGACCCAGGTACTGAAGTTTATGAAGGTATGATCGTTGGTCAAAATAGCCGTGAAAATGATATTTCGGTTAACATTACCAAGGGTAAGAACATGACCAACGTGCGTTCTTCTAACAAGGACTTGACGGCGACAATCAAGACGCCAACTCATTTAACGTTGGAAGAATCACTTGAATTCTTGAACAGCGACGAATTCTGCGAAATCACGCCAGAACACGTTCGTTTACGGAAACGTATCTTGAACACGAACTCACGTGAAAAAGAAGCCAAGAAGCGGAAAATGAACAAGTAA
- a CDS encoding inositol monophosphatase family protein, which yields MQTNVVKQLNDAMQTVMQTAREQVLAKMGNKLTVAEKTSRRDLVTNVDHSNEDFLISKIRQLDPTAHILAEEGTGDRVTSMAGHVWIVDPIDGTMNFVHQRNHFAMMVGFYVDGEPTLGYIYDVMANKLYAGGPQLGVTLNGEPMKSPADADLADGLFGASAPLLIQDRFNMQAVVAASLGPRIMGSAGIQISQVLAGELIAYLSYLRPWDFAAGRVLAETLGLVVTTLDGSPVDMLSSGAVLIATKRAQRSILAIV from the coding sequence GTGCAAACGAATGTTGTGAAACAGTTGAATGATGCCATGCAGACGGTGATGCAAACGGCACGTGAGCAGGTCTTGGCTAAGATGGGGAACAAGTTAACGGTGGCGGAAAAAACCAGCCGACGAGATTTAGTGACCAATGTTGATCATAGTAACGAAGATTTTTTGATCAGCAAAATTCGTCAACTAGATCCCACAGCTCATATTTTGGCCGAAGAGGGTACTGGCGACCGAGTCACTAGCATGGCCGGGCACGTCTGGATCGTGGATCCCATTGATGGCACGATGAATTTTGTCCATCAACGCAATCATTTTGCGATGATGGTTGGGTTCTATGTTGATGGTGAGCCAACCTTGGGCTATATTTACGATGTGATGGCCAATAAACTCTATGCTGGCGGTCCGCAGCTCGGTGTGACACTGAACGGTGAGCCGATGAAGTCGCCAGCTGATGCCGACCTAGCAGATGGCCTGTTTGGTGCCAGTGCACCACTGCTTATTCAAGACCGGTTTAATATGCAAGCAGTCGTGGCTGCTTCCTTAGGGCCACGCATCATGGGTAGTGCCGGTATTCAAATCAGTCAAGTGCTGGCAGGGGAATTGATTGCCTATCTTTCATACTTGCGGCCATGGGATTTTGCGGCTGGTCGCGTACTAGCGGAAACGCTGGGCTTGGTGGTCACAACTCTTGACGGCAGTCCGGTTGATATGTTATCATCGGGTGCTGTACTGATAGCGACAAAACGTGCACAACGTTCAATTTTGGCAATCGTCTAG
- a CDS encoding UPF0223 family protein, with protein MPKHSDNYQYPLDETWTTADIIKVTTFYQAIEAANESSIATAELLAAYDDFKTVVPAKSEEKRLSRDYEAASGYRIYQTMQAARATNKQRFQYRD; from the coding sequence ATGCCAAAGCACAGTGATAATTATCAATATCCGCTTGATGAAACGTGGACGACGGCTGATATCATCAAGGTGACGACTTTCTACCAGGCAATTGAAGCGGCAAATGAAAGCTCGATTGCAACGGCGGAGTTATTAGCGGCGTATGATGATTTCAAGACGGTCGTTCCGGCGAAATCTGAAGAAAAGCGACTCTCACGTGATTATGAAGCCGCTTCAGGTTATCGGATCTATCAAACGATGCAAGCCGCACGAGCAACCAATAAGCAACGATTTCAATACCGAGACTAG
- a CDS encoding Rossmann-fold NAD(P)-binding domain-containing protein, with protein sequence MINTVIIRGLFEFVQQLILVAIAKDLPIKLVVATQADEAPRYQALITASLTCRQFALDAQLKPDYSQADSLIIGNLVPLAADGDASGDLKATLPLFRSFVNDAMGAGFNGKIVLAGSNDAVLSVLAAKFSGIDHSKVIGVGTLPQSRLLEQLLRQQLSVGPADVRAFVVGTAAAHLISWSRSYIGPSPVMTYLANQDISFGMDEMTAATDQIDDATMITNQTLSVLALVQILNAFYAQTPFIGTVTNIQASGDDDQLVGLSSPVLISANGLKRMADMVLSDEEQKEYAEIAGQVREELARVTAGELDEDAKAQ encoded by the coding sequence ATGATCAATACAGTTATTATTCGGGGATTATTCGAGTTCGTACAACAATTGATCTTGGTTGCGATTGCTAAGGATTTACCAATTAAGTTGGTTGTCGCGACGCAAGCGGATGAAGCGCCACGTTATCAGGCGCTCATCACGGCTAGTTTGACTTGTCGTCAGTTTGCTTTAGATGCACAGCTCAAACCAGACTATTCACAAGCCGATAGTTTAATTATTGGAAATTTAGTGCCACTGGCTGCCGATGGTGATGCTAGTGGTGATTTAAAGGCGACCTTGCCATTATTCCGGTCGTTTGTTAACGATGCAATGGGTGCCGGTTTTAACGGTAAAATTGTGTTGGCAGGTAGTAATGACGCCGTATTAAGTGTACTCGCTGCCAAGTTTAGTGGCATTGACCACTCCAAAGTCATTGGTGTTGGTACCTTGCCACAGAGTCGCTTGTTGGAACAGCTTCTTCGGCAACAATTGAGTGTTGGGCCGGCTGATGTCCGGGCGTTTGTTGTTGGAACTGCAGCTGCCCACTTGATTTCTTGGAGCCGCTCGTATATCGGTCCGTCGCCAGTGATGACCTACTTGGCCAACCAAGATATTAGTTTTGGGATGGATGAGATGACGGCTGCGACTGATCAAATCGATGACGCGACGATGATTACTAATCAGACCCTGAGTGTGTTAGCATTAGTACAGATACTCAACGCGTTTTATGCGCAGACGCCCTTCATTGGGACGGTGACTAATATTCAAGCGAGTGGCGATGATGACCAGCTGGTTGGACTGTCCTCACCCGTGCTGATTAGTGCCAATGGCCTTAAACGGATGGCAGATATGGTCTTGTCTGATGAGGAGCAAAAAGAATATGCTGAGATTGCGGGACAGGTTCGTGAAGAGCTAGCCCGGGTCACGGCAGGGGAGTTGGATGAAGATGCCAAAGCACAGTGA
- the lpdA gene encoding dihydrolipoyl dehydrogenase encodes MVVGDFAEERDTMIIGAGPGGYVAAIRAAELGQKVTVVEKEYIGGVCLNVGCIPSKALISAGHRFQEAKDSKIFGIKNIQDPILDFKVTQDWKDHQVVDRLTGGVEMLLKKHKVEVVRGEAYMHDNHTLRVMNGDHTGQTYKFKHLIIATGSRPVEIPGFKFSGRVVDSTGGLNLPEVPKELVVIGGGYIGSELAGAYANLGAHVTILEGTPQILPNFEKDMVKLVLNSFKKKGVDVITNAMAKNSEQDDSGVTVTYAVDGKETEIHADYVMVTVGRRPNTDDMGLEYTDVKLTKRGLIEVDEQGRTAAEDIYAIGDIVAGAALAHKAFAEAKVAAGAISGKKTANDYVSIPAVCFTDPELATVGMTKADAEAAGLQVKTSKFPFAGNGRAISLNSMDGFFRLVSTKDEGTIVGAQIAGPGASDLISELSVAVNGGMNVEDLALTIHPHPTLGEVVQEAADEAMGYPTHI; translated from the coding sequence ATGGTTGTAGGAGATTTTGCTGAAGAACGCGATACAATGATCATCGGCGCAGGCCCTGGGGGTTACGTCGCTGCGATTCGGGCCGCGGAACTCGGCCAAAAAGTCACCGTGGTTGAAAAGGAATATATCGGTGGTGTCTGCCTTAACGTTGGCTGTATTCCATCAAAGGCTTTGATCAGCGCTGGACATCGGTTCCAAGAAGCTAAGGATAGCAAGATTTTTGGAATCAAGAACATCCAAGACCCAATCTTGGACTTCAAGGTCACTCAGGATTGGAAGGACCATCAAGTGGTGGACCGTCTAACCGGTGGGGTCGAAATGTTGCTTAAAAAGCACAAAGTAGAAGTTGTCCGTGGTGAAGCTTACATGCACGATAACCATACGTTGCGGGTCATGAATGGTGACCATACTGGACAAACGTACAAGTTTAAACATTTGATTATTGCAACGGGTTCACGCCCAGTTGAAATTCCTGGGTTTAAATTCAGTGGTCGAGTAGTCGATTCTACTGGCGGTTTGAACTTACCAGAAGTACCAAAAGAATTAGTTGTTATCGGTGGGGGCTACATCGGCTCTGAATTAGCCGGTGCTTATGCCAACCTTGGTGCCCATGTGACGATTCTTGAAGGTACCCCACAAATCTTGCCAAACTTCGAAAAGGATATGGTCAAGCTTGTCTTGAATAGCTTTAAGAAGAAAGGGGTCGACGTCATCACTAATGCGATGGCTAAGAACTCTGAACAAGATGATAGCGGTGTAACGGTGACGTACGCTGTCGACGGTAAGGAAACTGAGATTCACGCTGATTACGTGATGGTTACCGTTGGTCGGCGGCCAAATACCGATGACATGGGCTTGGAATACACGGATGTTAAGCTCACAAAACGGGGCTTGATCGAAGTCGACGAACAAGGCCGGACTGCTGCTGAAGACATTTATGCCATTGGTGACATCGTTGCTGGTGCTGCCTTAGCACACAAGGCCTTTGCAGAAGCAAAAGTCGCTGCTGGTGCCATTAGCGGCAAGAAGACAGCCAATGACTACGTTTCGATTCCAGCGGTCTGCTTTACAGATCCTGAATTGGCAACGGTCGGAATGACGAAGGCGGATGCTGAAGCAGCTGGCTTACAAGTCAAAACGTCGAAATTCCCATTTGCTGGGAATGGTCGGGCCATCTCATTGAACTCGATGGATGGGTTCTTCCGCTTGGTAAGTACCAAGGATGAAGGAACCATCGTCGGTGCTCAAATTGCCGGTCCTGGTGCAAGTGACTTGATTTCTGAACTGAGTGTTGCGGTCAATGGTGGTATGAACGTTGAAGACCTTGCTTTGACGATTCATCCACACCCAACCTTAGGTGAAGTTGTCCAAGAAGCCGCGGATGAAGCGATGGGTTACCCAACGCATATCTAA
- a CDS encoding 2-oxo acid dehydrogenase subunit E2, with amino-acid sequence MAYEFKLPELGEGLEEGEIASWLVKPGDEVKEDDSLVEIQNDKSVEELPSPVSGKVIDILVPEGETAKIGDVIVTIDDGSGDAAPAAKADEPAAAEATPAADTSSAPAESAAPAQPTGTPAAGDPNKRVLAMPSVRQYARDKDIDITLVTPTGAHGQITKQDIDNYTGAPTATGAKPAAAPAETAPAESAAPAPTPVKPYVSDTPELETREKMTPIRKAISKAMVNSKHTAPHVTLFDEVEVSALMAHRKKYKQIALDRDIHLTFLPYFVKALVAVLQQFPELNASIDDANKEIVYKHYFNIGIATDTDRGLLVPNIKHAEGKGLFAIAKEITDNTQKAYDGKLKANEMSGGSITISNIGSIGGGWFTPVINQPEVAILGVGRIGQEPYVNDDGEIVVGKMQKLSLSFDHRLIDGATAQRAMNLLKQLLHDPELLLMEG; translated from the coding sequence ATGGCTTACGAGTTTAAATTACCAGAGCTTGGTGAAGGCCTTGAAGAAGGCGAAATTGCATCATGGCTCGTAAAACCTGGTGATGAAGTCAAAGAAGACGATTCTCTAGTTGAAATTCAAAATGATAAATCAGTGGAGGAATTACCTTCGCCAGTGAGTGGTAAAGTGATCGATATTTTAGTTCCAGAAGGTGAAACTGCCAAGATTGGTGACGTTATCGTAACAATCGATGACGGTTCTGGCGATGCGGCACCCGCTGCTAAAGCGGATGAACCAGCAGCGGCTGAAGCTACCCCTGCTGCAGACACTAGTTCGGCCCCTGCTGAATCAGCAGCACCAGCGCAACCAACTGGCACCCCGGCTGCTGGAGATCCTAACAAACGGGTCTTGGCAATGCCATCTGTTCGTCAATATGCGCGTGATAAAGATATTGATATTACCTTGGTGACCCCAACTGGTGCTCACGGTCAAATCACGAAGCAAGATATTGATAATTACACTGGCGCACCAACGGCTACTGGTGCTAAGCCAGCAGCGGCTCCTGCCGAAACTGCACCCGCAGAATCAGCAGCACCAGCACCAACGCCAGTTAAACCGTACGTTTCAGATACACCAGAATTAGAAACTCGCGAAAAGATGACCCCAATTCGGAAAGCAATTTCTAAAGCGATGGTCAACAGTAAGCATACGGCGCCACATGTTACCTTATTTGATGAAGTCGAAGTGAGTGCCTTGATGGCTCATCGGAAGAAGTACAAGCAAATTGCGTTAGATCGCGATATTCATTTGACCTTCTTGCCATACTTCGTTAAAGCCTTAGTTGCAGTGCTACAACAATTCCCAGAATTAAATGCATCAATTGACGATGCTAATAAGGAAATCGTTTACAAGCACTACTTCAACATTGGGATTGCGACCGACACCGACCGTGGCTTGTTAGTACCAAATATCAAGCATGCTGAAGGCAAAGGACTCTTTGCAATTGCCAAGGAAATTACCGACAATACGCAAAAAGCATACGACGGTAAGTTGAAGGCCAACGAAATGAGCGGTGGTTCGATTACGATCAGTAATATTGGGTCAATTGGTGGCGGCTGGTTCACGCCAGTTATCAACCAACCGGAAGTTGCGATCCTCGGGGTCGGCCGGATTGGTCAAGAACCATACGTCAATGACGACGGTGAAATCGTGGTTGGTAAGATGCAGAAGTTGTCACTCAGTTTTGATCACCGTTTGATCGATGGGGCGACTGCACAACGGGCCATGAACTTATTGAAACAATTGCTACATGATCCAGAATTACTTTTGATGGAAGGATGA
- a CDS encoding alpha-ketoacid dehydrogenase subunit beta, with protein sequence MSKKTYIQAITDALRLELGSDEKTLVFGEDVGKNGGVFRATDGLQAEFGEDRVFDTPLAESGIGGLSIGLALEGFRPIPEIQFLGFIFETLDSIAGQMSRERFRTGGTRHMPITIRSPYGGGTHTPEMHADSLEGYLAQIPGLRVVTPSNPYDAKGLLISSIRNNDPVFFLENLKLYRSMKADIPDEAYTVPLDKANVVREGTDISLIAYSAQVNQSLKVAEKLEKEGISVEVVDLRTLSPLDEETILKSVQKTGRAVAIQEAQRQAGIAANVASLIAEKGALYLSAPVGRVYAPDTVYPFGLAEDDWLPAEDEIEAKTREILNY encoded by the coding sequence ATGTCAAAGAAAACGTATATCCAAGCGATCACCGATGCACTTCGATTAGAACTCGGGTCGGACGAAAAGACCTTGGTTTTTGGTGAAGATGTTGGTAAAAACGGTGGGGTTTTCCGGGCAACCGATGGCCTCCAAGCCGAATTCGGCGAAGATCGGGTTTTCGATACTCCTTTAGCAGAATCTGGTATTGGCGGCTTATCAATTGGGTTAGCCTTAGAAGGATTCCGGCCAATTCCTGAAATTCAATTTCTCGGGTTCATTTTTGAAACCTTAGATTCAATTGCCGGCCAGATGTCACGGGAACGTTTCCGGACTGGCGGCACTCGGCACATGCCAATCACCATCCGTTCACCATATGGTGGTGGGACGCACACCCCAGAAATGCATGCGGATTCATTGGAAGGCTACCTGGCTCAAATCCCTGGATTACGGGTGGTCACACCATCAAATCCATATGATGCCAAGGGCTTATTGATTTCATCAATCCGTAACAATGACCCCGTCTTCTTCTTGGAAAACTTGAAGTTATACCGGTCAATGAAGGCGGATATTCCTGATGAAGCTTACACAGTACCGTTAGATAAAGCTAATGTTGTTCGTGAAGGAACGGACATTTCCTTAATTGCTTACAGTGCTCAAGTTAATCAATCACTCAAGGTTGCTGAAAAGCTTGAAAAAGAAGGCATTTCAGTTGAAGTGGTCGACTTACGGACTTTGTCTCCTTTAGATGAAGAAACGATTCTAAAATCCGTTCAAAAGACGGGTCGCGCAGTTGCCATTCAAGAAGCACAACGTCAAGCTGGGATCGCAGCCAACGTTGCTTCGCTGATTGCTGAAAAGGGCGCCTTATACTTGAGTGCGCCAGTCGGCCGTGTTTACGCTCCTGATACGGTTTATCCATTCGGGTTAGCTGAAGACGATTGGCTACCTGCTGAAGACGAAATTGAAGCAAAGACCCGCGAAATCTTGAACTACTAA
- the pdhA gene encoding pyruvate dehydrogenase (acetyl-transferring) E1 component subunit alpha, protein MDNEKPIVDFGAIRDALGKDFEPVQVMDGQAKVIKPEIVSKYSNEQLVEFFKLMLWERTLHQRSNALTRQGRLGFYAPTEGQEASEMGSNSAMKKTDVLMPAYRDIPQLIQHGLPVYKAFLWSRGHVLGNEYPEDFHAMPPQIIIGAQYVQAAGVALGIKKNGTEDKVAYTYTGDGGTSQGDFYEGMNFAGAFQAPAVFIVQNNGYAISVPRRKQTAAKTLAQKAVAAGIPSVQVDGMDFLAVYEVTKAAREYAAAGNGPVMIETLTYRFGPHTNAGDDPKRYRTKDEEQPWFDNDPLIRYRKYLTDQGVWSEDQENEYVEQVKEDIKAAVKQADEAPKQKMTEFLGNVFEEQPQNIQQQITEFQAKESK, encoded by the coding sequence ATGGACAACGAAAAACCAATTGTTGATTTTGGTGCGATCCGGGATGCACTTGGGAAAGACTTTGAACCCGTGCAGGTGATGGATGGTCAAGCTAAAGTAATCAAACCAGAAATTGTCTCTAAATATTCAAACGAGCAACTTGTTGAATTCTTTAAACTAATGTTATGGGAACGGACGTTACACCAACGTTCGAATGCTTTGACACGGCAAGGCCGGTTGGGTTTCTATGCACCAACGGAAGGTCAAGAAGCCAGTGAAATGGGTAGCAATTCTGCGATGAAGAAGACTGACGTGTTAATGCCAGCCTATCGTGATATCCCACAGTTGATTCAACACGGGCTCCCCGTATACAAAGCCTTCTTATGGTCACGGGGTCACGTACTTGGCAACGAATATCCAGAAGATTTCCATGCGATGCCACCACAGATCATCATTGGTGCTCAGTATGTTCAAGCTGCTGGGGTTGCGCTTGGTATCAAGAAGAATGGTACGGAAGACAAAGTTGCCTACACCTACACTGGTGATGGTGGGACGTCGCAAGGGGACTTCTATGAAGGCATGAACTTTGCTGGCGCCTTCCAAGCACCCGCTGTGTTCATTGTTCAAAATAACGGTTACGCGATTTCAGTGCCACGTCGCAAACAAACTGCTGCCAAGACTTTGGCACAAAAAGCGGTTGCTGCGGGTATCCCAAGTGTTCAAGTTGATGGGATGGACTTCTTGGCAGTTTACGAAGTCACCAAAGCAGCGCGTGAATACGCTGCAGCCGGTAATGGCCCAGTGATGATCGAAACCTTGACTTATCGTTTCGGACCACATACTAACGCGGGTGATGATCCTAAGCGTTACCGGACTAAGGATGAAGAACAACCATGGTTCGATAATGATCCATTGATTCGTTACCGCAAGTATCTGACTGATCAAGGTGTTTGGTCTGAAGATCAAGAAAACGAATATGTTGAACAAGTTAAAGAAGATATTAAAGCCGCTGTAAAACAAGCGGATGAAGCACCAAAGCAAAAAATGACCGAATTCTTGGGGAATGTTTTTGAAGAACAACCACAAAACATTCAACAACAAATTACGGAATTCCAAGCAAAGGAGTCGAAGTAA
- the def gene encoding peptide deformylase: MIKMRDIIREGNHTLRAEAKPVKFPLSEADQKLARDMMEYLENSQDPELAKKYGLRAGVGLAAPQVDVSEQMAAVLVPSENEDDEPVFKDVIINPVIISHSVQPGALTEGEGCLSVDRDISGYVIRHDRITLRYYNMAGEQKKIRLKNYPAIVCQHEIDHLHGILFYDHINEANPFAADDDLVLIS, from the coding sequence TTGATTAAAATGCGCGACATTATCCGCGAAGGTAATCACACGTTACGCGCGGAAGCAAAACCCGTTAAATTCCCATTAAGTGAAGCTGACCAAAAGTTGGCGCGCGACATGATGGAATACTTAGAAAACAGCCAAGACCCTGAATTGGCCAAAAAATATGGTCTACGTGCCGGTGTTGGTTTAGCTGCGCCGCAAGTTGACGTCTCTGAACAAATGGCGGCAGTGCTTGTTCCTAGTGAAAACGAAGATGACGAACCAGTCTTCAAGGACGTCATCATCAACCCTGTCATCATTAGCCATTCAGTTCAACCCGGGGCGTTAACTGAGGGTGAAGGCTGCTTATCCGTTGACCGGGATATCTCCGGCTACGTGATTCGCCACGACCGGATCACACTTCGTTACTATAATATGGCCGGTGAGCAGAAGAAAATTCGCCTGAAGAACTATCCGGCAATCGTCTGCCAGCACGAGATCGACCATTTGCATGGGATTTTATTCTACGACCACATCAATGAAGCAAACCCCTTTGCAGCTGACGATGACTTAGTACTCATTTCTTAA
- a CDS encoding DNA-directed RNA polymerase subunit epsilon, producing MIYKVYYQETKERNPQRETTKSLYLEAETEVQARTLVEDNTDHNIEFIEPLEGNFLDYEQKNPEYHLTEFNK from the coding sequence ATGATTTACAAAGTCTACTACCAAGAAACCAAAGAACGGAACCCACAACGGGAAACGACCAAATCTTTGTATCTCGAAGCTGAGACCGAAGTTCAGGCGCGGACCTTAGTGGAAGATAATACGGATCACAATATCGAATTTATCGAACCGTTAGAAGGTAACTTCTTGGATTACGAACAAAAAAATCCAGAGTATCACCTAACGGAGTTCAATAAATGA